The Dehalococcoidales bacterium genome includes the window GTTCCTGGTGGACGGGTTGTGGCTTACCATCCAGCTCACGCTTATCTCTTTTGTCTTTATCCTGATAGTGGGCATGATAGGCGGGCTGGGCAGAATCGCTAATAATCCCGTCATTCACTTTATCACGACACTCTACGTGGAAATGGTACGCGGTATACCGCTGCTGGTACAGCTTATCTGGTGGTATTACGCCGCCCCGGCAGTGGTTAAGGACATCGGGCGGGCCATCCACTTTTCCGCCATGGAGAACTACACCTCCAGCGCCATGTTCCTGGCCATTGTGGGGCTGGTGATTTGCTACGGCGCTTACATGGCGGAGATCTTCCGCGCCGGCATCCAGAGCGTGCCCAAGGGGCAGATGGAAGCGGCCCGCAGCCAGGGCATGAACTATTTCCAGGCGATGAGGTACATCGTCATGCCCCAGGCTTTCCGGGTGGTGCTGCCGCCGGTGGGTAACGAGTTCATCATGCTGATAAAGGACACCTCGCTGGTGAGCGCCGTGGCCCTGGCCGACATCACCCGCCGCGGCCACGAGTACATGGCGGCCCACTTTAACCCCATCGAAACCTGGACGATGGTCGCCCTGATGTACCTTATCCTGACCCTGGTTTCCGCACGTATCGTATACTGGCTGGAAAAGAGGAGAAAATACTAGTGCCGGAACCGATCATCCATATAGATAACGTACATAAGTACTTCGGGCGGGTGCACGCTTTGCGCGGCGTCAGCCTGGACGTGCAGGTCGGCGAGGTGGTGGTTATCCTGGGGCCGTCCGGCTCCGGCAAGTCCACTTTGCTGCGCTGCATCAACCACCTGGAGGTCAACAACTCCGGGGAGATAGTGGTGGACGGCATACGCCTCAAGAGCGCCAAAGACATTAACGCGGTGCGGCGGGAGGTGGGCATGGTCTTCCAGTCCTTCAATCTCTTTTCCCACCTCAGCGTGCTGGAGAACCTGACGCTGGCCCAGCGCATGGTGCGCCGGCGGCCCAAGGCGGAGGCGCAACAGGTGGCCATCGCCCTGCTGAACAAGGTTGGCATCACGGAAAAAGCGGACTGTTACCCCAGCCAGCTTTCCGGGGGGCAGCAGCAGCGCGTGGCCATCGCCCGCGCTCTGGCGATGAACCCCAAGATAATGCTTTTCGACGAACCGACCAGCGCCCTGGACCCGGAGATGATTAAAGAGGTGCTGGACGTCATGCTGGCCCTGGCTAAAGAGGGCATGACCATGGTGGTGGTGTCCCATGAGATGGGCTTCGCCCGGGCGGCGGCCAGCCGCTGTATCTTCATGGATGAAGGCCAGATTGTGGAAGAAGGGCCGCCGGAACGGCTTTTCTCCAACCCCACCCAGGAGCGCACCAAGCTGTTCCTGAGCAAAGTGCTGCAAATATAGCGCAGCCGCCCCCCTCTTGACAGCGGACACGCATGATGCACGGGCTATTTTCTCACACTTAGTTACAGACATGGAGCACGTATGCCATTAAAATGGAAGTCTTCCCCCGGATTCGCCATGATAGCACTTACCGCGATGACGGCTATCTGGGGCTGGACGTTCCTTATCGTTAAAGACGCCATCGCCAAGATGCCGGTAATGGACTTCCTGGCGGTGCGGTTCGCCGTGGCGACTATCGTGATGCTGGCCGCGCGGCCGCAGAGCGTGCGGCGCATCAGCGGGCGGGGGCTGTGGCAGGGGGTGGTGCTGGGGGTGCTGCTGGGCATGAGCTATATCACCCAGACCTACGGGCTGCGCACCGTCTCCCCGGCGGTTTCCGGTTTCATCACCGGCATGTCCGTGGTCTTTACGCCGGTCCTGGCCTGGCTGATGCTGCGGCATAAAATCAACGGCCGTACCTGGATAGCGGTGGCGCTGGCGCTGGCCGGGCTGGCCATACTCAGCCTGCACGGCTGGGCTTTCGGGGGGGGAGAGCTGCTTACCGTGGCCTGCGCGTTGTTCGTGGCTTTCCAGGTGGTGGGGCTGGGGGAGTGGTCGCCGCACCATGAGGCCTACAGCCTGGCGCTGGTGCAGGTGGGCACGTCCGCCGTGATAATGCTGCTAGCCGCGGCGCCCGGGGGCATAATGCTGCCGCCGGATTTAGTTACCTGGGGCACGGTGGTGATTACCGCCGTTCTGGCTACCGCCCTGGCTTTCGTGGTGCAGACCTGGGCGCAGTCCGTCATTTCACCCACGCACACGGCGGTCATCCTGACCATGGAGCCGGTTTTCGCCGGGATATTCAGCGTGGCCGCCGGCGAGGACAACCTGAATTTCAGATTAATCGGCGGGGCGGCCTGCGTGCTGCTGGCGATGCTGATAGCCCAGCTGAAAATAGGGAAGCGCCGCCGGCAGGCCGGATAACTATATTCTCTCAATCCCCCGGATAGCTAGTACATCCCGTTAATGATGCGGTAGCTCAGGATGCCGCCCATGGACGTCTCGCTCCGGAAGGAGATGATGATATATATCATGTTCCAGATATCGGTATGGGTCACCATGTCAATGCGCGCGTAGGTATCGCCCGGCGAAAGGATATGACTGTCCCAGGTTATATACTGGCCGTTAGGCGGGTCGATGCCCAGGGTATCGATATCTATGCCGTCGTAACTACCCAGCCCCAGCGAGGTGCTGTTGAACACATTATCCGGGTTATTTTTGGAGTTGTCCGCGGTATTGGTGCCGTCCCAGAGTTTCACCCCGTTCATGGCTATGTAGTCGTTTTGGTACCAGACATCGCCCTCGCCCATATAGGTGGTTAGCTTGGCGGCATTAGCATCCAGCAATGCCTGGGCGGCAGCGCCCCCGCCGCCGCCGCCGGTCAGGATGACCGACGGCGGGCTGGTGTAACCCTGCCCCGCGTTGGTAACGATGATGCGGGTAACCTTGCCGTTAGCTATCTCGGCTGTAGCCTTGGCGCCCGTGCCGTTACCGACGAAGGTGACCGTGGGGGCGGAAGTATAGCCGTAACCCCCGTTGGAAACGGTGACGCCGGCAACCCCGGTAATCCGGGGCGGGACGATAAAGCCGGATATATAGCCCCCCGGCTCCCCGTCACCATCAAAATCAACATTTACGCCGCTGGATGTGTTCTGGTTGGAGTAAATGAAGTTATCGAAGAGATAGAGCTGGTGGCCCTGCGTGGCCGGGCTGGTGTAGATAATTATCAGCGACCAGTTGGCGTAAGCCCATTCGTCCTCCGGCGACGCGCTGGCGTAGATGCCGCCCACGCTGTAGGTGGCATAGCCGGGCCAGTTGACGGCCGGGTCCACCGGCGCCTGGCTGTACTTTCTTACCAGCTTGGTAACGTCACAGAAGCTGGAATAGGAAAAACCGTGCGGGGAGGAGCCGGAATAGTTGGGTAATACCTGGGACCTGGTGGCGTTCAGCTCCTGGCTGCCCTGTTTGGGCTCGCCGCTGGCGTCCAGGTACACCTGTTTGAAGCCGGTGCCGTCATTTATCTTGAAGACCACCGAGGT containing:
- a CDS encoding amino acid ABC transporter permease, whose amino-acid sequence is MKIEFMPGSEPTASLDPWWWLVAGVVVIFVLLITLKSDPYWGMFKFLVDGLWLTIQLTLISFVFILIVGMIGGLGRIANNPVIHFITTLYVEMVRGIPLLVQLIWWYYAAPAVVKDIGRAIHFSAMENYTSSAMFLAIVGLVICYGAYMAEIFRAGIQSVPKGQMEAARSQGMNYFQAMRYIVMPQAFRVVLPPVGNEFIMLIKDTSLVSAVALADITRRGHEYMAAHFNPIETWTMVALMYLILTLVSARIVYWLEKRRKY
- a CDS encoding amino acid ABC transporter ATP-binding protein — translated: MPEPIIHIDNVHKYFGRVHALRGVSLDVQVGEVVVILGPSGSGKSTLLRCINHLEVNNSGEIVVDGIRLKSAKDINAVRREVGMVFQSFNLFSHLSVLENLTLAQRMVRRRPKAEAQQVAIALLNKVGITEKADCYPSQLSGGQQQRVAIARALAMNPKIMLFDEPTSALDPEMIKEVLDVMLALAKEGMTMVVVSHEMGFARAAASRCIFMDEGQIVEEGPPERLFSNPTQERTKLFLSKVLQI
- a CDS encoding DMT family transporter, translated to MPLKWKSSPGFAMIALTAMTAIWGWTFLIVKDAIAKMPVMDFLAVRFAVATIVMLAARPQSVRRISGRGLWQGVVLGVLLGMSYITQTYGLRTVSPAVSGFITGMSVVFTPVLAWLMLRHKINGRTWIAVALALAGLAILSLHGWAFGGGELLTVACALFVAFQVVGLGEWSPHHEAYSLALVQVGTSAVIMLLAAAPGGIMLPPDLVTWGTVVITAVLATALAFVVQTWAQSVISPTHTAVILTMEPVFAGIFSVAAGEDNLNFRLIGGAACVLLAMLIAQLKIGKRRRQAG